CAAAACGCGGCTGAGTGTCCGTAGCCAATCACAACGCAGGTACATACACAGAGCGGGAGGATCTGAAATTAGACACGGAAGTCTGTCGCATTTGTTAATTTGTTCGGTGGTATATGTTGTTCTGCCATTTTATCTCATTTGTTCATCAACAATAACTATCGAAATTCGTTGAATATGGTGTGAGACGGTTTGTTAATCAAGAAGACTACAAATTCTAGTCGATTTCCTGCTGTAAATGTAAGCTGAAGTCCTGTGGGTAAGTTTgaaatcaaaataatgagaGGTCGGCTGAGGTTAGAGAATTGTGAATCGCTTCCCTCTGAACAAGTTAACGTTAGTGTACCTATGACGTTAGACAACACCATGTTCATTTTATTTGGTCTTCATATGGTCTCGAGGCCACTTTGAAATTTTAACTAAGTTGTATAGCATAGTAACGTTACATTTGTTTAAGTATCATACTTTAACTTaaatttgaaataaacaaaCGGGTGACGTTAACAATTAAAGATTAGTTATTCGGGGAGTAAGTCCTCTAGCACATTACATTATAGTAGTTATGAAGTGTAACGTTATGTTAACGTTAGCGGTAACAATCCCAGCTGAGTTTAAACTTCTGCAGCTTCATTTAGAGCAGGGCTGCCCAATTTGGGGCCCGCGGGCCAAAGTTGGCCCGCGACCGATTAGTTTTGGCCCGCGGCCCATGCTCAAATtttcaataattaaataattattattttcccGCTGCCAGCAGTCGGAATAtctctttaaatatttatttattgttgcacTTCCTCTTCTGACCACAAATCAGCATTGTGTTACATTGAGGGTAGGGTGGCGCTGTTTAGCTCCCGTCAGCTCAAATCCGGCCGGAACTgaccagagagggagaagatgCTGGGATGGAGGCATGGAGCGTGTGAGGAATTGGCACACTGACAAAAGaaagtttaaaaattaggcGTGAAATGTCTGGCACTTTGGAGCATGTTCTGCTCTGTATGGTTAATGTTTCAGCTGAAATTAATGTAAACACAGTTCAGTGATTTACAAGAAAAGGCTAAAAAGCTAAAGCTGTTGTTCAATTATATTCCTATTTGAAAATGATTGTTCAAGACAGTGGAGACTGTAATATATTGGTCTTGTAGGGACATGTTGTGTCCCATGTTTTTAGAGACATAGGCCTGGTActtattatttttctgctttcaataaacagaaatgttattcattttctAAATTACTTTGTATGACTGTTTATTTTGCATAGTTATATCATAGTCATTTAATTAAATGCACTGCAACATGAATGTTTAGTTTTGGCCCATGACCCTCCACCCTGATTCATTTTTGGCCCTCCACTGAGAAGTATTTGGGCACCCCTGATTTAGAGGCACCTGCATAGCAAAAGTCAGTATCGTTACACAGCTGTTTATACTAACGTAATGGACTCGGTAACTATGTTCATGCGGTCTCGaggacattttgaaaatgtaagtAAATTGTATAACTTAGTAACGTTACATTTGTTTACGTATCATACTAAaacttgaaaaaacaaatcaggtTAACATGAATTATCTGGGGAGTAAGTCCTCTGGTAAATTACAGTAACGTTGTGAAGTGTAACGTTGAATAAAGCTTCCCCAGCCTCATTTAGAGACACCCACAATAACGTAAACTTAAAAgtagtttaagttaagtttatttactttattaagtCGTATTTTGTCATCTCAAGTGAAGCAGCTTGTTCCCCAGCTAACGTTATTTTGTAGTTTCACTTTTGTTCATACTAACATTAGATTACATTTGACAGTTTTGTACGTTGACGCTACATGTCAGATTTATCATGCTAAACGtacttattttatatttgttagcACCACCATCAGGCTCCAGCCCCTGTTGCAGATGGAGGAGCTCTACACCCTAGAAAGGGAGGTGGGACGAGGCAGCTATGGTGTGGTCTTTGAGGGCCATATGGCCAAAACAGGACAGAGGGTGGCTATCAAAAGGCTGCCCTGTAGAAACCCTGAGTGCATTGAACTCTACCTGCAAGAGCTGTGGGCCATGAGAGCCACTGCCAAGAACCATGTAAATGTCATTGCACTCCACAGCTGCCTTCTGCAGACTGGGCCAAGGAGCCTGAAGCCTCTAAAACCAGGAAAACTGCCTCCACGTCTAGTTGAGAGCGTACTGAAGGGCAATGTAGTCAGAGCACCACAAAGTCAGGGAAGGAATAACTCCAAGCGGAGGATCAACTCTGTCTCCACACTTCAGGACAGGACCAACACTGTGCAGGCCAGGCCTAAGCTTCAGGACAAGACTAAATCAAATGCATGTGATTATACAACTCCAcaaaggcttcaaaacagagcCAGGAAGAGACCGGCccacagggaggaagaggagtccGGACCACTGCACTGTTTGGCCCTGTGGCTCGTGATGGAGTACTGTGATGGGGGTGACTTGAATCAGTACTTGCTCTCCAGGCCACCAGACTCCCAGCGTAACCACAGCGTAGTAAGGCAGCTCTGCAGCGCTGTGGCCTTCCTGCATAGTCTGGGTATCACCCATCGGGACCTAAAGCCCGACAATGTGCTGGTCTGTGTGACACCAGGAGGTCCTGTTGTCAAGGTAGGCAAGCAGCTGTGAAATGACAATGTTTGTGTCATATAAAAGATGATATCTGAGAATCACTACACAACTTTTTGCAAACTTTGAAAGCATTGTTGTTCTTAATTGTTTTTGCTTTCAGGGGATGTTTGGTTTTCACAGTAGCAATAACTTTGAGACACAACaatcaatataataaaaatcaaaataagaaaaagataaaaaatgcTGTCCTTACCCTGGTGTCCCAAACAAAGAGAATCTGTATCAGGTGGACAGCGGAATTTATAAAACTTAACCACAGGTGCTTTAAAAATAGGAGTACGATAGGTCGATAAATCGGGGGAAATATATGGCAcaacagtgtggtcagaaagtAAAATTCAGTGTCCAGGCACTCATGCAGATTGTTTGTGGGttcaatatttcatttaaagggataaaagaaatacaaaaatacaccaTATTTATATCTGCTCTCACAAGGCTTCATCTTGGACATCACTGAGGGCTTATGAGGACTGACGTGCATTTGTGTATCTTTTCATAGGATAAATCAGCACTTAAAATTAGGTTGAATTTGTACCCTCCAGTCCACAAgtgctttaaaggaatacttcacctacaaaatcaaatcaaaatcaaatcacctgttgatttatatacaTAGATCtcagggtacatttttttttatattttattttgttgtgctaTTAATATTGTACACAAAATCTGAATCTccctctgagttactgttgttgttgttgagatcatttttgttcagtttttattgaatatttacAGGCAAACTGTTAGGTCATCATGTAAAACTatgtcacttattttgttgcaattctaagttcttaaagcaataaaaaataaatagataaaatttGTCAcagtgtcaaaaatattgttattgcagaaatatcattttattattttagggccatatcaccTACCCCTACCAGTCATAttctcagtacttctcaaacacatgcattttcaccaAAACCTTTCTATTTACTGTACTACTGACAGAAGATGAAactttgctctcttcaaagccagactccaatactaAGGTTTTTAGGTGAAAATGCATATGTTTGgcaagtactgagcatacagttggataaatgctgctgttaaagggccagtgtgtaatatttggcatggtttattgtcaatctgaatctgaatctgaatattctacccattaatatgtttatataagtgtataatcgctataaaataaaattcgtttggttttcgtagccttataattcagattcagattcagactactttattaatccccggggggaaattgtttttgttccaatgctccgtgcaaagtagaaatagaaatacagcatgaatggaaacaagagataaagatgaagatataaataaaatactaaaatagacaatgaaataagtaaaataaatattaaagtagacattNNNNNNNNNNNNNNNNNNNNNNNNNNNNNNNNNNNNNNNNNNNNNNNNNNNNNNNNNNNNNNNNNNNNNNNNNNNNNNNNNNNNNNNNNNNNNNNNNNNNNNNNNNNNNNNNNNNNNNNNNNNNNNNNNNNNNNNNNNNNNNNNNNNNNNNNNNNNNNNNNNNNNNNNNNNNNNNNNNNNNNNNNNNNNNNNNNNNNNNNNNNNNNNNNNNNNNNNNNNNNNNNNNNNNNNNNNNNNNNNNNNNNNNNNNNNNNNNNNNNNNNNNNNNNNNNNNNNNNNNNNNNNNNNNNNNNNNNNNNNNNNNNNNNNNNNNNNNNNNNNNNNNNNNNNNNNNNNNNNNNNNNNNNNNNNNNNNNNNNNNNNNNNNNNNNNNNNNNNNNNNNNNNNNNNNNNNNNNNNNNNNNNNNNNNNNNNNNNNNNNNNNNNNNNNNNNNNNNNNNNNNNNNNNNNNNNNNNNNNNNNNNNNNNNNNNNNNNNNNNNNNNNNNNNNNNNNNNNNNNNNNNNNNNNNNNNNNNNNNNNNNNNNNNNNNNNNNNNNNNNNNNNNNNNNNNNNNNNNNNNNNNNNNNNNNNNNNNNNNNNNNNNNNNNNNNNNNNNNNNNNNNNNNNNNNNNNNNNNNNNNNNNNNNNNNNNNNNNNNNNNNNNNNNNNNNNNNNNNNNNNNNNNNNNNNNNNNNNNNNNNNNNNNNNNNNNNNNNNNNNNNNNNNNNNNNNNNNNNNNNNNNNNNNNNNNNNNNNNNNNNNNNNNNNNNNNNNNNNNNNNNNNNNNNNNNNNNNNNNNNNNNNNNNNNNNNNNNNNNNNNNNNNNNNNNNNNNNNNNNNNNNNNNNNNNNNNNNNNNNNNNNNNNNNNNNNNNNNNNNNNNNNNNNNNNNNNNNNNNNNNNNNNNNNNNNNNNNNNNNNNNNNNNNNNNNNNNNNNNNNNNNNNNNNNNNNNNNNNNNNNNNNNNNNNNNNNNNNNNNNNNNNNNNNNNNNNNNNNNNNNNNNNNNNNNNNNNNNNNNNNNNNNNNNNNNNNNNNNNNNNNNNNNNNNNNNNNNNNNNNNNNNNNNNNNNNNNNNNNNNNNNNNNNNNNNNNNNNNNNNNNNNNNNNNNNNNNNNNNNNNNNNNNNNNNNNNNNNNNNNNNNNNNNNNNNNNNNNNNNNNNNNNNNNNNNNNNNNNNNNNNNNNNNNNNNNNNNNNNNNNNNNNNNNNNNNNNNNNNNNNNNNNNNNNNNNNNNNNNNNNNNNNNNNNNNNNNNNNNNNNNNNNNNNNNNNNNNNNNNNNNNNNNNNNNNNNNNNNNNNNNNNNNNNNNNNNNNNNNNNNNNNNNNNNNNNNNNNNNNNNNNNNNNNNNNNNNNNNNNNNNNNNNNNNNNNNNNNNNNNNNNNNNNNNNNNNNNNNNNNNNNNNNNNNNNNNNNNNNNNNNNNNNNNNNNNNNNNNNNNNNNNNNNNNNNNNNNNNNNNNNNNNNNNNNNNNNNNNNNNNNNNNNNNNNNNNNNNNNNNNNNNNNNNNNNNNNNNNNNNNNNNNNNNNNNNNNNNNNNNNNNNNNNNNNNNNNNNNNNNNNNNNNNNNNNNNNNNNNNNNNNNNNNNNNNNNNNNNNNNNNNNNNNNNNNNNNNNNNNNNNNNNNNNNNNNNNNNNNNNNNNNNNNNNNNNNNNNNNNNNNNNNNNNNNNNNNNNNNNNNNNNNNNNNNNNNNNNNNNNNNNNNNNNNNNNNNNNNNNNNNNNNNNNNNNNNNNNNNNNNNNNNNNNNNNNNNNNNNNNNNNNNNNNNNNNNNNNNNNNNNNNNNNNNNNNNNNNNNNNNNNNNNNNNNNNNNNNNNNNNNNNNNNNNNNNNNNNNNNNNNNNNNNNNNNNNNNNNNNNNNNNNNNNNNNNNNNNNNNNNNNNNNNNNNNNNNNNNNNNNNNNNNNNNNNNNNNNNNNNNNNNNNNNNNNNNNNNNNNNNNNNNNNNNNNNNNNNNNNNNNNNNNNNNNNNNNNNNNNNNNNNNNNNNNNNNNNNNNNNNNNNNNNNNNNNNNNNNNNNNNNNNNNNNNNNNNNNNNNNNNNNNNNNNNNNNNNNNNNNNNNNNNNNNNNNNNNNNNNNNNNNNNNNNNNNNNNNNNNNNNNNNNNNNNNNNNNNNNNNNNNNNNNNNNNNNNNNNNNNNNNNNNNNNNNNNNNNNNNNNNNNNNNNNNNNNNNNNNNNNNNNNNNNNNNNNNNNNNNNNNNNNNNNNNNNNNNNNNNNNNNNNNNNNNNNNNNNNNNNNNNNNNNNNNNNNNNNNNNNNNNNNNNNNNNNNNNNNNNNNNNNNNNNNNNNNNNNNNNNNNNNNNNNNNNNNNNNNNNNNNNNNNNNNNNNNNNNNNNNNNNNNNNNNNNNNNNNNNNNNNNNNNNNNNNNNNNNNNNNNNNNNNNNNNNNNNNNNNNNNNNNNNNNNNNNNNNNNNNNNNNNNNNNNNNNNNNNNNNNNNNNNNNNNNNNNNNNNNNNNNNNNNNNNNNNNNNNNNNNNNNNNNNNNNNNNNNNNNNNNNNNNNNNNNNNNNNNNNNNNNNNNNNNNNNNNNNNNNNNNNNNNNNNNNNNNNNNNNNNNNNNNNNNNNNNNNNNNNNNNNNNNNNNNNNNNNNNNNNNNNNNNNNNNNNNNNNNNNNNNNNNNNNNNNNNNNNNNNNNNNNNNNNNNNNNNNNNNNNNNNNNNNNNNNNNNNNNNNNNNNNNNNNNNNNNNNNNNNNNNNNNNNNNNNNNNNNNNNNNNNNNNNNNNNNNNNNNNNNNNNNNNNNNNNNNNNNNNNNNNNNNNNNNNNNNNNNNNNNNNNNNNNNNNNNNNNNNNNNNNNNNNNNNNNNNNNNNNNNNNNNNNNNNNNNNNNNNNNNNNNNNNNNNNNNNNNNNNNNNNNNNNNNNNNNNNNNNNNNNNNNNNNNNNNNNNNNNNNNNNNNNNNNNNNNNNNNNNNNNNNNNNNNNggtctcctgctcgtgagggattcattacaatatcgtaacatggtttagatttctaaataaatattcacctcgtcgctagatagacctactcctgaaaaacaaggctttttgtccctacgaggccgccgtcatttacccgacgggaggggtgagcgagtgagccctgcaatctggaatttgaccactgatgtcactgttttcaacccattttacacactggccctttaaccaTGGTCCCTGATCAATCACTAAATcaaaatatttgtcattttttgtggaggcatatgagaaacactgttttctttACGAATTCATAATGGCATGGCATGACTTGGATTTTTATATTCCAATCACAAcatcattctgtttttttctatcCAAATGTAATCTTGGTNCTGCAATCtggaatttgaccactgatgtcactgttttcaacccattttacacactggccctttaaccaTGGTCCCTGATCAATCACTAAATcaaaatatttgtcattttttgtggaggcatatgagaaacactgttttctttACGAATTCATAATGGCATGGCATGACTTGGATTTTTATATTCCAATCACAAcatcattctgtttttttctatcCAAATGTAATCTTGGTAATGGTGCAGAAAAAATGTATCATATTCAAATGGGTTGTTTTGTGAGACCAgcagtccaaaatccaaagatattcacTTTACTATCACATCAGACAATGAACACTGGCAACTATTCACATTTGACAAGCTGGAATTGGAAAgtaatttgcatttttacttAAAGTTATTGAAGAGGTGATTAAAATAGTTAACCTGCATCTATTTGAatgatcattttaaataatttttaagaacaaatgcaaaatattttctttgttgatGAACTCAATGACTGATtgattaaagggatacttcactgatttttaaccagctttgtgtcataacaatgtgggtagtatgtgtaaatgagctGTGGTAAAATTCCCTCCATCAAACCAGTAGCTGGACATCTCTCCCCGCCAGCCGCCCAGCAAAACTCTGCTGGATGACACAAAATGGGTCATGCGGTGGAGTTCTGCTGGCTCTCttgggctgttgcttgaactacaggctgtacttccgcattttcattttatgtgctgccaccacagacacagagtACAGAAgtggatctctctctctctctccccctccctgtctttctaACTCAGACTGAAATCCCATCAAAACTAAGCAGCTCTGTCCAAGTATAAACTAAGATTATGTTactgagttgttgtttttttcacctcagatgttttaaCTTAATGCTTAATTGTAAtacaagattgtttgttaccagccagctgccactGTGTCAAACAGAGGGGTTTACATTATCTGGCCTaccagcaggagcatttattggtgtGGTgcggcacagtgcattctggtagttgcagtttttctacctcttgagcaaaagtgaatgccTCAGTCCCTTTTtcagttttctctggtcatgtagcaccaatttgaAAAGTAATTTAGTTTTTCTACTGCATAGGCAGACCAGTTTTATGTTAGGACCTGTTTTATATTGGTGAAATGCTTAATGGACTGATCTTTTCAGCTCTATTGAGTTAACATTTCCACATATTGCAGCGTAGTGTAGAATCCATATCTCAGCCCTCCATCAGGACACTACTGTTTACTCTTTTACATAAGGGACAGGCCTAAATGAAAAGGTTCTAGAGTCATACATTTGTGGGAGAAAAAAACTTTTATGCCAACAGAAAGCATACTTTCTGTCTAATTTAATTAATCTGCCTGTCCATCCTCCAGGTGGCAGACTTTGGTCTGAGCAAGATGAGTGAAGGTGTGGTGGATGGTGATCTGACCCGGCAGCACTTCTCCTCCACCTGTGGCTCTGACTTCTACATGGCTCCAGAGGTGTGGGGTGGACTGACCTACACAGCCCAGGCAGACATCTTCTCCCTGGGTGTGATGTTCTGGGCTGTTCTGGAGAGAATCACCTTTCTGGAAGAAGGGGCTACGCAGGAACAACTGGGTGAGTGCACAGTGAAGAGTCAATAGCAAAGACaagagaggaaaagatggagaatgTCTGCCGCCTCAAACCACACCGCGTGAGCAGCCAAAGCAGCATCCAACTGGACATTGGCAGTGGGATATAAACCTAGACATCAACATGCTAATATGTAAATACAGATTTTGTCTGTATCTTCGCATATATGGGACAGTGTTACCATTTTGGGTAACACATCAGCATAGACCTGTCATGTTGTATCCCCCTCATCAGTCAGGGCACTCACAGAAAGGTTAAAAAGGTTGAGTGTGCGGTCTGGTTGATGACGCATCGCACTGAATCGAGTTTGACTTAATTAACTGGCAcatattaaaaatgtcacatacCATACATCATACATTCATCAACCATGGCGGGTACAATCATGAATCTAAATGGCAAAGAGATGGATGATTCATGCTATGTACATTTTGATACAGATTATAGTAGCTCTAATTCTTGTAATATAAGTGGACAGTGTGTAATTCAGCCTTTGCTCCTCCAATGGAGCTTTTGTATTGGCTGTGACGAGTCAAACCATGCTGCAATGATTGGCGTTTCCATTACCACTTTAAAGGCACTGAGTTGTGCCCGAGATGGACCACCTGAACCAAGGCAGCAGTTTTGGACCCAAGCCTGAAAAAaaattttcactgtgaaaaataattccattaatacatttattacaAGCTAAGCACTGATGTGTCCTTGCaccatttcttctttttctcttccctgTGTTATCACAAGAGTCTGTCATCAGCTCTTCATCTCACGCACAACGGCAGACCTACGAGTGCCCTTGTGCTAGGTGCGCACGGTGGTCTATGGCAATGCAGTGCGCAGATGTTAATAACCACTCTTCGCTGCATGTTACACTCATCTCTCCCACTGCTGGGGAAGCAGAGGCAAACACTGCCAACCAAGTTGCTGTGCAgcctccttccctctcttgcTCTCGTTTTCCCTCCAGTCCAATGCAATACATGCCATTTAAGCATGAGAATGGCCTGTTTCATGTGTCTCCTGTGCAATGCACTggagtttgtgaacagtatgTGAGCAAATGACCCTCTAATGATTTGTCTGTCTAAATTTAATTCTATTTCTCAACATTTTTAGTTTAATTAGAGTTTTAGTTGTAATGGGTTAATGGCAACACATGAAGAGCAGTTTTGATCAAAACATCACCGCCTTGGTGTAATAAATAAGTGGATAATGTCTGCCGTGTGTAAGCAATTCCTTTCAACTCAGCACCTACCCTTGTTGGTTTGGATGTGTGTGCATACTCCTATTTGTTAATGGCAACACAGTTTTATACATTATCCATGTCATTACACAGACTGCTAGGGCTGCATTAAAAAAGAACAGCAGGAAATTGGCATGAACTGACCCAATTCAAGCCTGAAGGCTTTTGGAGAAATTACAGCCTGGTCCAGCCTGAATCGGGCAGGTCGGGTCAAGCCTGATCAGGTTCGGGCAGAGAATTAAAGCTCTACTACGGTGACATCAGATGGGCTCATCATCATTCAGGGACGATTAGGTCCATTTCCATTTTCAAGCAATAAGCAGTAGATACCAATCAAAATGGTAAGAAATAGCTGGCTACCAACAGTCATTGCACAGTGCAATAGTAAACAGCACTAAAAAATGTGCAGCTTTTAAATGTTAGGGACTCaagaccatggatgtataaagagtcCTGTACAgtatacagcattggaggcagagccctgttcattcctattaaagttgctcagtagagcattaaagggatagtgcacccaaaaatgaaaattcagccattatctactcacccatatgccgagggaggcgcaggtgaagttttagagtcctcacatcccttgcggagatcccaggggagaggggtagcaacacaactccacctaatggacgcttacggcgccccagattcaaatgtccaaaaacacataattgaaaccacaaaatatctccgcacacacgtgagcgcggtgtacagagaggcagttagagctacaggctacaatgaggcttaaaaacagagttcaaatgacgttttgccaaacaactttttatgtcggggcttcaggacacttggatcactacggacgagcaatatggagatattttgtggtttcaatttcaagggatgtgagcactctaaaacttcacctgagcctccctcggcatatgggtgagtagataatggctgaattttcatttttgccaAAAAAAGCTCAATTTCCACGGTATGAAAGTACCCAGATCTTCTGCActgtggggcccatagagcaagtgcacgACAGACTTACTGCTGCTGAGCACGGCAGAGTGCAGCCAAGTGGCTAGCTTCCACCAGCCGAGTGGCTGACCTCTGAAttagcactctgctaactttGTGGGGATGAAATAATTTAATGTGGCTCtcctagactttccaaatgttatcggaccaagTAGCTCAAGGATGGTGAAACGAGTCATGTTGTGGGGGTTGTGAcgtcagagtcctgcacgggtccagttttcaagatccgccccgACCCGACCCAGCGACGTACAAACCCGTacccgaaccgcaaacccgcgcatcaggccaattagtaccgcaacccggtccgacccgttgaaacacgacccgcagcccgacccgtaacccggatttaaagtaatcattttgggtcatattggctgaatattgaacagcatattgccacagttaaggtgccagtgagtaaacaacgacctgaatgaagcagctctcacaataaaaacctgacttNNNNNNNNNNNNNNNNNNNNN
The sequence above is drawn from the Epinephelus moara isolate mb chromosome 12, YSFRI_EMoa_1.0, whole genome shotgun sequence genome and encodes:
- the si:ch211-63o20.7 gene encoding serine/threonine-protein kinase pdik1l-B-like, which gives rise to MEELYTLEREVGRGSYGVVFEGHMAKTGQRVAIKRLPCRNPECIELYLQELWAMRATAKNHVNVIALHSCLLQTGPRSLKPLKPGKLPPRLVESVLKGNVVRAPQSQGRNNSKRRINSVSTLQDRTNTVQARPKLQDKTKSNACDYTTPQRLQNRARKRPAHREEEESGPLHCLALWLVMEYCDGGDLNQYLLSRPPDSQRNHSVVRQLCSAVAFLHSLGITHRDLKPDNVLVCVTPGGPVVKVADFGLSKMSEGVVDGDLTRQHFSSTCGSDFYMAPEVWGGLTYTAQADIFSLGVMFWAVLERITFLEEGATQEQLGAYVSKGRSGWLMPLGEALWENADLQLCIPMKFKRAPPLPPPPGPAMCTLLLDMLASNPDTRPPADQLEARVCSALKEDSH